From Ornithodoros turicata isolate Travis unplaced genomic scaffold, ASM3712646v1 ctg00001222.1, whole genome shotgun sequence, the proteins below share one genomic window:
- the LOC135376691 gene encoding uncharacterized protein LOC135376691, translating into MSSVSCLSCFVVLLLLGTVFAGDDFKCPEQFGYYPDEGDCSKYFVCVFGDPLHESCTGGLYFSVELQTCDWPRNVQCAGPAGSSGKRPPAVNEGSIVSSNRRYAASSRSSGRNRQLSEVRSRANPVTTTTPQPPSTTTRSPTTYDDYQSLLDDSKRVEESTENPPGVEDNKEEGAPPLSNNYDPQQPQYEEAVPPVVDSEGGIHVADGGRPDKIPPLKDGGLSVFVKPLFRNSGKSKDKEPDQVFKRDETAILAAPNPREDDVLPVYYADHRNKDVVFVTYPRERFESYAENFHTLRPSSNRARDARFYPRTRQNLLTQIPAPPPTTQAPIQLKVTKQPQSYPSYHDYDNYNLPSEYAYADDDQYQTTTTTQRPRRYRTTTTTAPRLSRRPLPKGFRAPGTRPPAPPTPASRPARPRNLYATPAPLEAAQRCDSRKCRLPDCHCGGSEVPGGLPSSEVPQVVLLTFDDAVNDLNFDHYTEIFDTGRKNPNGCPIRGTFYVSHEWTDYGQVQTLYSKGHELASHTITHSFGEKFSKNQWFKEVAGQREILHLFGGVKAEDIRGMRAPFLQIGGNKMFEMLHEANFTYDSSMPVFENNPPFWPYTLDYAINHECMITPCPSKSFPGVWEVGMVMWVDLRGGRCSMGDACSNPGDEDGVYKMLLKNFNRHYKSNRAPFNLFYHSAWFNTQHHKKGFLKFLDHILSKGDVWLITNWQLIQWMRDPTPNHRINSFEPWQCRYQDRPDPCHHPTVCNVPYQGGLRYMKTCQPCPDVYPWVGNTGFGSKGSR; encoded by the exons GCGATGACTTCAAATGTCCTGAACAGTTTGGTTACTATCCGGACGAAGGGGACTGCAGCAAGTATTTCGTGTGCGTCTTCGGAGATCCTCTGCACGAGAGCTGCACTGGTGGACTTTACTTCAGCGTCGAGTTGCAGACATGCGACTGGCCAAGGAATGTCCAATGTGCCGGACCAGCAG GGTCCAGTGGCAAGCGACCCCCTGCCGTAAACGAAGGTTCCATTGTATCGTCCAACCGTCGCTATGCCGCTTCCAGTCGATCCTCAGGAAGAAATCGTCAGCTATCGGAAGTGCGTAGTCGAGCAAACCCTGTGACAACGACGACGCCACAACCACCTAGTACGACGACGCGCTCGCCTACCACATATGACGACTACCAGTCTCTGCTGGACGACTCCAAGAGGGTCGAGGAGTCGACAGAGAATCCTCCAGGCGTGGAAGACAATAAGGAAGAAGGTGCACCTCCACTGTCCAATAACTATGACCCCCAGCAACCGCAATATGAGGAAGCTGTTCCTCCTGTTGTCGACTCGGAAGGAGGCATTCACGTAGCGGACGGTGGCCGACCAGACAAGATACCACCGCTGAAGGATGGCGgactgagtgtctttgtcaAGCCTCTGTTCCGCAATAGTGGCAAGTCCAAAGATAAAGAGCCTGACCAAGTATTCAAGCGAGACGAGACTGCCATACTAGCTGCGCCCAACCCAAGGGAAGACGACGTCCTTCCCGTGTACTATGCTGACCACCGAAATAAAGATGTTGTCTTCGTCACATACCCTCGAGAACGCTTCGAGAGCTATGCGGAGAACTTTCACACCCTTCGACCATCCAGCAACAGAGCTCGGGACGCCCGCTTTTATCCTCGCACTCGACAGAACTTGCTCACTCAAATCCCCGCACCTCCCCCCACAACGCAGGCACCCATTCAACTGAAAGTCACAAAGCAACCGCAGTCGTATCCCTCTTATCATGATTATGACAATTATAACCTTCCATCGGAGTATGCATACGCGGACGACGACCAGTACCAGACGACGACTACAACGCAGAGACCTCGTCGGTACAGGACAACTACCACAACTGCCCCCAGGCTCAGCAGGAGACCACTTCCAAAGGGATTCAGAGCGCCAGGGACAAGACCTCCAGCGCCACCGACGCCGGCCTCTCGACCTGCTAGACCAAGGAACCTGTATGCAACACCTGCGCCACTGGAAGCAGCCCAGAGATGTGATAGCCGAAAGTGTCGTCTGCCCGACTGTCATTGTGGGGGATCAGAGGTTCCAGGGGGCCTTCCAAGTAGTGAGGTGCCTCAAGTAGTTCTTCTAACTTTTGACGACGCTGTGAATGACCTCAATTTTGATCATTACACGGAGATCTTCGACACTGGACGAAAGAATCCCAACGGCTGTCCTATCCGGGGAACATTTTACGTCTCTCATGAGTGGACGGACTATGGTCAGGTACAGACGCTCTACTCGAAAGGTCACGAGCTCGCATCTCATACTATTAC GCACAGCTTCGGCGAAAAATTCTCCAAGAATCAGTGGTTCAAAGAAGTGGCTGGCCAGAGGGAGATCCTCCACTTGTTCGGAGGTGTGAAAGCGGAAGACATTCGCGGGATGCGCGCCCCTTTCCTCCAAATCGGCGGCAACAAGATGTTCGAGATGCTTCACGAGGCCAACTTCACGTACGACTCGTCTATGCCCGTCTTTGAGAACAACCCTCCCTTTTGGCCTTACACCTTAGATTATGCTATCAACCACGAGTGCATGATCACACCGTGCCCGAGCAAGTCTTTCCCCGGCGTTTGGGAGGTTGGTATGGTCATGTGGGTGGACCTTCGCGGTGGACGCTGTTCCATGGGTGATGCTTGCTCCAACCCCGGCGACGAAGATGGTGTCTATAAAATGCTTCTCAAGAACTTCAACCGTCATTATAAAAGCAACCGCGCGCCTTTCAATCTCTTTTATCACTCAGCCTGGTTCAATACGCAACACCACAAGAAAGGATTCTTGAAGTTTCTAGACCATATCTTGTCCAAAGGAGATGTCTGGCTCATCACCAATTGGCAGCTCATACAATGGATGCGGGATCCGACACCTAACCACAG AATCAACTCTTTCGAACCTTGGCAATGCCGGTACCAGGACAGGCCTGATCCATGTCATCATCCAACTGTCTGCAACGTTCCCTACCAAGGGGGATTACGATACATGAAAACTTGCCAGCCCTGTCCAGATGTCTACCCGTGGGTTGGAAACACCGGCTTTGGAAGCAAGGGTTCCAGATGA